The window ACCCCGCATACGGGGTGGAGACGAGGACGCGCGGCGCCTCCTCGACGATGTAGCGCGCGGAGTCCACGAACGAGTTCGCGTCTCCGCGGAGGGTGAGCTCCCGCGCGGACGGCCGTCCCGCGACGTCGTCGATCTCGACGATGCGGTGGGTGACCGGTGTCACGCCGTCCTCCTTGAGGACCGTCACGACGTCGCCGACCTTCAGCTCGGCGGCGGCAACCCGCTGCACCACCGCAGCAGCGCCGGTGGGCATCGTGGGACTCATCGACCCCGTGACGAAGACGATGACGGACAGCGACAGGATCGAGGACACCGCGAGCCAGAGCAGCGTGAGAGCGCCGAGGACGCCGAGAGCGGCGAGCAGGGCATCGCGGAGGCGGCGCGGCCGCTCCGGGGCGGAGCCCGCGGGCTCCGCCCCGGCCCCGTCGTCGCCGGCGGAGGCGATGAGCGTCGCGTGTGAGCGACGGGGTGCGGTCGTCATGGTGGTCGTGCCCTGCTCGCTCAGGACTCGGCCTG is drawn from Microbacterium binotii and contains these coding sequences:
- a CDS encoding signal peptidase I, with amino-acid sequence MTTAPRRSHATLIASAGDDGAGAEPAGSAPERPRRLRDALLAALGVLGALTLLWLAVSSILSLSVIVFVTGSMSPTMPTGAAAVVQRVAAAELKVGDVVTVLKEDGVTPVTHRIVEIDDVAGRPSARELTLRGDANSFVDSARYIVEEAPRVLVSTPYAGWVIIWAKSPLVSIALAIGLAAAIAWALWPSASRPPRGDPDAAVVRD